Genomic DNA from Fibrobacter sp.:
CTGCCTCAGTTCTTCAACATCATCAAGGGAGACATGTCCATCGTCGGCCCCCGTCCTCCCATTCCGTCCGAGGTTGCTGAATACGAGCCCTGGCATCGTATGCGCCTGTCCGTAACACCAGGTCTCACCTGCATATGGCAGGTCAGCGGTCGAAGCAACATCAGCTTCGAAGGCCAAATGCGCCTGGACAACGACTACATCCGTCGAGACGGCAAGCTTGGCGACGACATCAAGCTAATTCTCAAGACCTTCAAGGTCGTGTTCAAGGGCGAAGGCGCTTACTAACAAGCACCGCATCCGAGTCTACAAAGCCAAGAAAGAACCTAGGCCAGGTTCTTTCTTTTTTATCTTTAACCGCGGTGTATGAAAATTAGGAGTTCTATGTTCAAGCGAATTCTTCCCTTGGCTATTGCCGCAGGCACCGCCTACGCAGCCACAGTTTCCGTAGACCCATCCGCAGCAAAGCAAACCGTTGTCGGTTTTGGCGGAGGCAGTGTATACTATCAAGGCTGGATTACAGCTTTGGGTGCAGAAACCCAGGAAGCACTTTACGACACAGCCTTTACCGGATTGAACCTTTCCCTCCTTCGAATCGGCAACTGGCTTCAGGCCGATACCGCAACCGTCAGCAAAGATGACATCACCATCGTTCAGGCAGCCAAGAAACGCCAGGGCAGCAAGCTGAAGATTGAAATGTCCAGTTGGTCTGCACCAGGCAGCCTCAAGCCCAGCGGAAGTGTCAATGGCAAAGATGGTTCCAGCAAGTCCGAAAACAGTCTTAAAAAGGCCAGCGGCGACACCTATGGCGCCTACGCCTACACCGAGTTCGCCAACTGGTGGAAGAAGAGCCTCCAGGCATATTCCGCTGCAGGCATCACTCCCGACTACATTTCCCTGCAGAACGAACCGGATATGGAAGCCGACTACGAAGAAACCCTCTTCGAGCCTACAGAAACATCTGAAATCGCCGGCTACAAGGAAGCCCTCAACGCAGTCCATGCAGCAGTTGGCGGCACAGTCAAGATTCTTGGACCGGAACCTCTGGGTATCGGCTACAACAATTTCCAGAAGTACACCAAGGAATTGGACCAGACCAAGTTGGACGGCTACGCCTACCACCTGTACCACGCAGGCGACGGCAACGATGACGCCTGGGATAACTACCTGAAGCCAGAAAATTTCCGTAAGGCAATGTCCGCTATCGGAACCGAATACGGCACCAGCGGAAAGCCCATTATCATGACCGAATTCTGCAACATGCTGGACAAGACCCGTGAAGAAGACATGGTGGGTCTCGCACATATCATGCAGATTGGATTTACCGATGGTAACCTTGGCGGCTACATCGCATGGGAACTGTTCTGGGGCGAAGGCCGCGGTCAGCTTCTCGGCGTTTGCACTGCAGGCTGGGGTAGCTGCAAGGAAGACCAGATTGTGGTCGGTCCTGAATACCACGCCCTCCGCCACTACTCCAAGTTCGTGAACCCGGGCTGGAAGGTCATCTCCGCCTCCACCACCGAAGCAGACCTGAAGACCGTCGCTTTCCAGAGCGCCACAGGCGACTCCGTTTCCGTCATCGTTATCAATACTGGCAAGACAGCAATCAAGCTCGACAATCCTGCACTTGCCGGCTACGGCATTGCAACCGCGGTCCAGTCCAAGGAAAACGGTTTCAAGAGCAAGAACATCACCGTAGCCAGCTGCACCATGCTGCCGGCCCGTTCCGTCACCACCTTGGTTTACAAGAAGGGCGCAACCACTCCCGCCGTAACCGCCTGTGCTGACGAAACCACAGATCCTAATTACTCTACTCCGGTGGTTACCCCTGCTGCAGACGTCGTAGTAGTCGACTACTCCACCACAACAGACGTTTCCTCCTGGCAGGCAATCAGCGAAGACCTGTCTCCGGTAACTTACGTAGCAGACGCCCTGGATGGCGTTACCGGTTACGCCAGCGTTCCTCTGGCAGGCTGCGAACAGGCCGAATGTGGCTACAAGGCTCAGCTCATGAATATCAGCGACGAAGCCGCAGCTGCACTCAGCTCCTGCTCTGAACTGGTCATTACCATGCGCAGCGCCGAAACCTCCAACGCCTATGTAAACGTCGGTGGTGCCGCCGGCTCCAGCTGGGTAGACTACCAGTACGGCAGTCCTGCCAATGCAGGCAAGTGGAGTGAAACTACCGTCGATCTCGAAAAGGAAGGCCAGAACGGTTCTACAGCTCTCACCTTCAACAGCGATGCCAGCGGCATCTATATCGCAAAGATCGTGGCCACCGGTTGCTCCTCCAGCGCAATCCACAAGGCACCGCTCTTTACCGCCAACGACCGCTTCATGACCGCCAAGGTCTTCGACGTAAACGGCAACCTGCTCTGGACAGGCCTCAAGGGCCAGGCCCTTAACGCCGACGGCAGCCTCCGTCTGGATCTCCATCAGGGCGTGTACCTGCTGAAGACCAAGGCTGGCACCATAAAGGCAATCAAGAAATAAATAAAGGCTG
This window encodes:
- a CDS encoding glycosyl hydrolase produces the protein MFKRILPLAIAAGTAYAATVSVDPSAAKQTVVGFGGGSVYYQGWITALGAETQEALYDTAFTGLNLSLLRIGNWLQADTATVSKDDITIVQAAKKRQGSKLKIEMSSWSAPGSLKPSGSVNGKDGSSKSENSLKKASGDTYGAYAYTEFANWWKKSLQAYSAAGITPDYISLQNEPDMEADYEETLFEPTETSEIAGYKEALNAVHAAVGGTVKILGPEPLGIGYNNFQKYTKELDQTKLDGYAYHLYHAGDGNDDAWDNYLKPENFRKAMSAIGTEYGTSGKPIIMTEFCNMLDKTREEDMVGLAHIMQIGFTDGNLGGYIAWELFWGEGRGQLLGVCTAGWGSCKEDQIVVGPEYHALRHYSKFVNPGWKVISASTTEADLKTVAFQSATGDSVSVIVINTGKTAIKLDNPALAGYGIATAVQSKENGFKSKNITVASCTMLPARSVTTLVYKKGATTPAVTACADETTDPNYSTPVVTPAADVVVVDYSTTTDVSSWQAISEDLSPVTYVADALDGVTGYASVPLAGCEQAECGYKAQLMNISDEAAAALSSCSELVITMRSAETSNAYVNVGGAAGSSWVDYQYGSPANAGKWSETTVDLEKEGQNGSTALTFNSDASGIYIAKIVATGCSSSAIHKAPLFTANDRFMTAKVFDVNGNLLWTGLKGQALNADGSLRLDLHQGVYLLKTKAGTIKAIKK